In the genome of Fusarium fujikuroi IMI 58289 draft genome, chromosome FFUJ_chr02, one region contains:
- a CDS encoding related to TAO3-Transcriptional Activator of OCH1 yields MVPSQPLPDHLQDTLRFSPRPVPRLEEEEEEDDDEKKWDRTLRPVASESPVAHRFAHSRESSAEKIPQTHPPLTSPRLHSRSPLGGVLERIIDPKSAAYGHHRQTSIVHGIQHSRNGSLASTSSSPLSPQMIAAAGVGFDRSDMQSVATRIDGDAGYPSRPPTSLPGNVAPMDRPNASDAPYGMTQRKLERMHSKSRRDHTPHHSHSSRHKDEQKTVGEYALHVLFTSFIAQAEEKLTECITVPFDPEPNVEQICGPGVDPAFDQLIVALGHIASPKPKALIDSMMLWRKSKSDAANEARSHLQQSRNAAAGAPLVRRNTEPVQAAMPGQGGPDSVFPNGPPTLAARQEFVAQAERRSTVSIYILCRVLLEVISQSNLPSITAEMEDKLESIIFGQLKIADTEQLMVSPLKLANWNLFAQLLGYMSGINFGGVTRRFIEDLDSSLQERVVKSPTSSSGRDAEGKVELVLGGMKHLKLKISPEESWEQSCDFLISLGRLFQKSHGQKVKTAFCQVIEMLLLPIAAKASNSHFMHPKWAEVLAAVGPRLAQMFMKPRHWNFAFPLTATLLCVSSPDNFGSQWLQLILPLQTKVKDRMTKPLCLQVISRLLWTFLYRTNETFQNSLRKIDEVMKLVLPSSKRSLVASDTPCTEPLIQIIRIVGFKYPEYCFRNVVFPLINAELFTANKELKVEQLDPDRVVVGIRAFLYIMSDLEKGEQGRPPFPQFFESPNSSSTHDRFPVSPAMSSARNSPLSQPDAHSKEEYITRPVLTHVLSDGVRDFYLKFCEILGKITIICDNTFGGQAALDEKFNSPLPKTPITETFTFSRKDDHQSAADQKQAFYELLHVAVQALPRCLSVDIPFNSLINLLCTGTAHVQYNIAESSANSLKAIARQSHAQQVTMGFARFIFNFDDRYSTMSDGGMLGHSHIENTLRLYVELLQIWIEEIRQKTRDAATDQPEANASDKRAIKLDISSIWAEVDQAEAHGLFFLCSQSRRVRHFAVTVLRLIVEFDKALGKEASEDKDSMRLIDILENESSKVMDFNDEQLSVAERSRLQRGLQNANNQGALVELCASDVSYDTTLWFKIFPKLIRMAYEKCPFTVTICRDLICNRILQMYKPIVYLSEPSRGLYYNNEPGSARLGARSATTHPEVMVEQWKLYLIFACTTLADPGALPTAQDPQHVRKASKASSKDKIVTARMLFKYLIPMLSVSSASVRDAVVVAMGSINIHIYRTLLEELQGQVSRCNDEARARIHQRTNSNPRRNRKMDLLRTEITHVFKLTSHFLRDPEVYNGEFFLTTLTTYTKDLKLFLMDGEVQMDWEFQKLRRHYCGLMEALFEGINRTKDPSRWMTFESRKSAFSLMEDWCGFSPNQNQIRAREDTMRQSLIDQQTLGERGTATAAMEIEKRNLRTAALSAMAALCGGPISVTTESNVVLQFDVRRMLAWIDSIFNSGSDKMNVIGRRALQNLIVHNQEVPYLMEHCIARCYLAEAPKVLESYFTVVTQVLQDHIDYPCPFWKLLGLCLFTLGNDQSEIRSKSSTVLRSLETRQQRNSKIQDFDISISDKTQAVYKLAQFEISKRLAKQHTELAFHIFSEFTLYFKDLQPAAQRNVVAVMLPWIQSIELKLDPSGGPAAQSFVLLANLLEITIKSSGALHNEVQALWQALATGPYPGNVRLVLEFIMQLCLERREQNFVEYAKQIVVFLSTTNSTPGIKVVEFLLMQITPKAMVPNEKRDAVEPPADINLLPYCANLAEALPVGTKQAGFSLGQLSLILLVDLMVSPVNLTHENVPLLLQVVTVLWDHYTPLVQEQAREMLVHLIHEVVISQIDEQTQDVDKTAIEDLIDMIRRHDRSVVWGYEDSNGKVDDHDSKVPPSMESLTTEVIKTFETTFPGIKEHWGRLSLTWATSCPVRHLACRSFQIFRCVLTSVDQPMLGDMLARLSNTIADEDPEIQSFSMEILTTLKTIIVKLDAEDLLNFPQLFWTTCACLESINEREFLEAVEMLNKFLSKLDLSSPNVRRILADGQPSRWEGIFEGIQPLLHKGLRSSLCWQPTLDTIDKLVHLPSDGLVGDESRLFFSLLANFPRFLNELERSTSDESVIQTARLLQEEADNQGLAGIAEALEDFAMGNPQDSSKDFIVELWGALREYYLPQMDFQMVTFLTGLLTNSLSWVKIQTMRILCVAIPEVDMRKPELAGHGSDLISPLLRLLQTEFCMEALEVLDNIMTMSGNHMDKHHLRMSMTRPTSRAIRKEYERTQSLFGIPEASGWAIPMPAKKTDATRANIHAAFYTCQGSEGMLTETSPTPDVEFHADDFPYNYFGAPERTETMLSDEGRGDVHSGDLATKLDSLDDFFEEPSSPTTDDDGRSSRTITEYTPESFEPGAELYDEQILPILHEASNNTSFQNGFSDRSPGLLREGSSNTMNPGAFSVVIPTVRPGLHSRSITSPSAPASYQPQMGDIVSDDEYVGGFSDADDERPGTGHTESAFYLENMIKPATRRPQSRMRRGPSSRSRDERSREKPPPQPASRLANSIFPPGMQDHAEGDML; encoded by the exons ATGG TGCCGTCGCAGCCGCTGCCGGACCACCTGCAGGATACGCTCAGGTTCTCTCCCCGGCCTGTTCCTAGacttgaagaggaggaggaagaagatgatgatgagaagaagtgggATAGAACATTACGCCCTGTAGCTTCAGAATCGCCGGTCGCCCATCGATTTGCGCACTCACGAGAATCGTCCGCCGAAAAGATCCCCCAGACGCACCCGCCCTTGACCTCGCCACGACTTCATTCGAGGAGCCCTCTGGGCGGAGTCTTAGAGCGCATTATCGACCCGAAGAGCGCCGCATAcggccatcatcgtcaaactTCGATTGTCCACGGCATTCAACACTCGAGAAATGGCAGCTTGGCCAGCACCAGCTCTAGTCCCCTCAGCCCGCAAATGATAGCAGCCGCTGGCGTCGGCTTTGATCGTTCAGACATGCAATCGGTGGCCACCCGTATCGATGGCGACGCCGGTTATCCTTCTCGGCCACCTACATCTCTCCCCGGAAATGTTGCACCTATGGACCGTCCTAATGCTTCTGATGCTCCATATGGCATGACCCAACGAAAGCTGGAACGAATGCATAGTAAATCTCGGCGCGACCATACCCCCCATCACTCTCACTCTTCACGTCACAAGGATGAGCAAAAGACGGTTGGCGAATATGCGCTTCATGTCTTGTTCACCTCA TTTATTGCACAGgcggaggagaagttgaCAGAATGCATCACGGTTCCGTTTGATCCCGAACCCAATGTTGAACAAATATGCGGACCAGGTGTTGACCCAGCGTTCGATCAGTTGATTGTTGCTCTGGGCCATATCGCTAGCCCTAAACCGAAAGCCCTGATAGACTCGATGATGCTCTGgagaaaaagtaaaagtgATGCTGCCAACGAAGCTCGCAGTCATCTTCAGCAATCTCGAAATGCCGCGGCAGGGGCACCTCTTGTTCGAAGAAATACAGAACCAGTACAAGCTGCGATGCCTGGCCAAGGAGGTCCTGATTCTGTTTTCCCAAATGGTCCGCCAACACTCGCAGCAAGGCAAGAGTTTGTAGCACAAGCTGAACGTCGATCGACCGTATCTATATACATTCTTTGTCGCGTTCTCCTCGAAGTCATCAGTCAGAGTAACCTACCGTCTATCACCGCCGAAATGGAGGATAAGCTGGAAAGTATTATATTCGGACAACTAAAAATCGCCGATACTGAGCAGTTGATGGTGTCGCCTCTGAAACTTGCCAATTGGAACCTTTTTGCTCAGTTGCTGGGATACATGAGTGGCATTAACTTTGGTGGAGTTACCAGGAGGTTCATTGAAGACTTGGACAGCTCTCTCCAAGAACGTGTGGTCAAAAGCCCAACCTCCTCTTCTGGTCGAGATGCCGAGGGAAAAGTAGAACTTGTTTTGGGGGGCATGAAGCACCTAAAGCTCAAGATCTCCCCCGAAGAGTCATGGGAGCAATCCTGCGATTTTCTCATCTCACTTGGCCGCCTGTTCCAGAAATCCCACGGTCAAAAAGTCAAGACAGCCTTCTGCCAAGTGATAGagatgcttcttcttccaatcGCCGCAAAGGCCAGCAACAGCCATTTCATGCATCCAAAATGGGCGGAAGTACTCGCTGCTGTCGGACCTCGCCTTGCACAAATGTTTATGAAACCGAGGCATTGGAACTTCGCTTTCCCTCTTACTGCGACTTTGCTTTGTGTATCCTCTCCAGACAATTTTGGATCACAATGGCTGCAGTTGATATTGCCTTTACAAACCAAAGTCAAGGATCGAATGACTAAACCCCTTTGTCTTCAGGTCATCTCTCGCTTGTTATGGACATTCCTGTATCGAACTAATGAGACCTTCCAAAATAGCCTCCGCAAAATCGACGAGGTCATGAAACTTGTTTTGCCATCATCCAAGCGAAGTTTAGTTGCATCGGATACTCCGTGCACTGAACCTCTGATCCAGATCATTCGGATCGTTGGCTTTAAGTATCCTGAATACTGCTTCAGGAATGTTGTGTTTCCTCTTATCAATGCTGAACTTTTTACTGCCAACAAAGAGTTGAAAGTTGAGCAACTGGACCCTGACCgggttgttgttggcatAAGGGCTTTCCTATACATAATGTCGGATTTGGAGAAGGGTGAGCAAGGACGACCTCCTTTCCCGCAATTCTTTGAAAGTCCAAACTCGAGTTCGACTCACGATCGATTTCCTGTCTCCCCTGCTATGTCTTCGGCACGCAACTCTCCGCTATCACAACCAGATGCGCATTCGAAGGAGGAGTACATCACTCGCCCTGTCTTAACTCACGTCTTGAGTGACGGAGTCCGAGACTTCTATCTCAAGTTCTGTGAAATTCTTGGAAAAATCACGATTATTTGTGACAATACATTTGGTGGACAAGCAGCCTTGGATGAGAAGTTCAATAGCCCTTTGCCAAAAACCCCTATAACTGAAACCTTTACCTTCTCTCGCAAAGACGACCATCAGAGTGCCGCGGATCAAAAACAAGCGTTTTATGAACTCTTACATGTTGCTGTTCAGGCGTTACCCCGTTGTCTTTCTGTTGACATACCTTTCAACTCTCTGATCAATTTGCTGTGTACTGGAACAGCTCATGTGCAGTATAATATTGCGGAGTCATCTGCCAATTCTTTGAAAGCCATTGCCAGACAATCGCATGCTCAACAAGTCACTATGGGATTCGCTcgtttcatcttcaacttcgatGATCGATACTCGACAATGTCTGATGGCGGAATGCTTGGCCACAGTCATATCGAGAACACCCTACGCTTATACGTTGAACTGCTACAGATATGGATCGAGGAAATCAGACAAAAGACCCGAGACGCTGCTACAGACCAACCTGAAGCTAATGCATCTGATAAAAGAGCTATCAAGCTTGATATATCTAGTATCTGGGCTGAGGTTGACCAGGCCGAGGCCCATGGATTGTTTTTCCTATGTTCTCAATCACGACGAGTTCGTCACTTTGCAGTGACAGTTCTTCGTTTGATTGTTGAATTTGACAAGGCCCTTGGGAAAGAAGCTTCCGAGGATAAGGATTCCATGAGACTGATTGATATCCTTGAAAACGAGTCTAGTAAGGTCATGGATTTCAACGACGAGCAGCTATCTGTTGCTGAACGAAGCCGATTGCAACGTGGTCTACAAAACGCCAATAACCAAGGTGCTCTCGTTGAGCTTTGTGCCAGTGATGTCTCTTATGATACGACTTTGTGGTTTAAAATCTTCCCTAAGCTCATTCGCATGGCCTATGAGAAATGCCCGTTCACAGTCACTATCTGTCGCGATCTCATTTGCAATCGTATTTTGCAGATGTACAAGCCAATCGTGTATCTCTCCGAGCCTTCAAGGGGCTTGTACTACAATAACGAGCCAGGAAGTGCTAGGCTAGGGGCCCGATCTGCGACAACCCATCCTGAGGTGATGGTGGAGCAATGGAAGCTGTATCTGATCTTTGCTTGCACAACACTGGCAGACCCAGGCGCGTTGCCAACGGCTCAGGATCCCCAGCACGTCCGGAAGGCGTCGAAAGCGTCGTCTAAAGATAAGATTGTGACGGCTCGGATGTTGTTCAAGTACCTCATTCCCATGCTGTCCGTCTCCTCCGCGTCTGTTCGGGacgctgttgttgttgctaTGGGGTCCATTAACATTCATATTTATCGGACTCTTCTTGAGGAACTACAAGGCCAAGTCTCTCGATGTAACGATGAGGCACGGGCTCGGATACATCAGAGGACAAACAGCAATCCTAGGAGGAACCGGAAGATGGACCTTCTCAGAACGGAGATCACCCATGTTTTCAAGTTGACTTCGCATTTCCTTAGAGACCCCGAAGTTTACAACGGCGAGTTTTTCTTAACCACTCTCACCACATATACAAAGGACCTGAAGCTATTCCTCATGGACGGAGAAGTCCAGATGGATTGGGAATTCCAGAAGCTCCGACGCCATTACTGTGGACTGATGGAAGCACTATTTGAAGGAATTAACAGAACCAAAGATCCATCCCGATGGATGACTTTTGAATCCCGAAAATCTGCGTTCTCGCTGATGGAGGACTGGTGCGGATTCTCGCCGAATCAGAACCAGATCCGTGCTCGAGAGGACACCATGCGGCAATCGCTAATTGACCAACAGACCCTGGGCGAGCGAGGCACTGCTACCGCTGCGATGGAGATAGAGAAGAGAAACCTTCGGACTGCAGCCCTCAGTGCAATGGCTGCTTTATGTGGCGGACCGATTAGCGTCACAACAGAGAGTAACGTGGTTCTTCAGTTTGATGTTCGACGTATGCTTGCTTGGATCGACTCTATTTTCAACTCGGGAAGCGATAAGATGAACGTCATTGGCAGAAGAGCCCTCCAGAACCTAATTGTCCACAACCAGGAGGTTCCTTACTTGATGGAGCACTGTATTGCACGTTGTTATTTGGCCGAGGCGCCTAAAGTCCTCGAAAGCTATTTCACGGTGGTCACACAAGTTCTCCAGGATCACATTGATTATCCTTGTCCGTTCTGGAAGCTCCTTGGTTTGTGTCTGTTCACATTGGGCAATGATCAAAGCGAGATTCGGTCCAAGTCTTCGACTGTCCTTCGGAGCTTGGAGACACGTCAACAGAGAAACTCCAAGATTCAAGACTTTGACATCAGCATCTCAGACAAAACGCAGGCTGTGTACAAACTAGCACAGTTCGAAATCTCCAAACGCCTTGCCAAGCAACACACAGAACTGGCATTTCATATCTTCTCCGAGTTCACCCTCTACTTCAAGGATCTTCAACCTGCAGCTCAGCGAAATGTTGTTGCAGTCATGTTGCCCTGGATTCAGTCCATTGAGTTAAAGTTGGACCCCAGTGGTGGACCTGCGGCACAGTCATTTGTATTGCTTGCAAACCTGCTCGAGATTACTATCAAGTCCAGCGGCGCACTGCATAATGAGGTTCAAGCTCTTTGGCAAGCTCTTGCAACTGGGCCTTACCCAGGAAACGTCCGATTGGTTCTCGAATTCATCATGCAGCTGTGTCTTGAGCGTCGGGAGCAGAACTTCGTGGAGTATGCTAAGCAAATTGTTGTTTTTCTCTCAACAACCAATAGCACGCCTGGCATCAAGGTTGTTGAATTCCTTCTTATGCAAATAACCCCGAAAGCCATGGTACCGAACGAGAAGCGAGATGCTGTTGAGCCCCCAGCTGACATTAACCTTCTGCCCTACTGTGCTAATTTGGCCGAGGCTCTTCCAGTTGGAACCAAGCAAGCTGGGTTTTCTCTCGGCCAACTGTCACTGATCCTACTTGTGGATCTAATGGTATCTCCAGTTAACCTTACCCACGAAAACGtcccgcttcttcttcaggtcgTCACTGTCCTTTGGGATCATTACACTCCGTTGGTTCAGGAACAGGCACGAGAGATGCTTGTGCATCTTATTCATGAGGTGGTCATATCGCAGATAGATGAGCAGACTCAGGATGTTGACAAGACAGCCATCGAAGATCTGATCGACATGATTCGTCGGCACGATCGCTCTGTGGTCTGGGGATATGAGGATAGCAACGGCAAGGTTGACGATCACGATAGCAAAGTGCCACCAAGTATGGAATCCCTTACAACAGAGGTTATCAAAACCTTCGAGACGACCTTTCCTGGAATCAAAGAGCATTGGGGACGCCTTTCGCTAACTTGGGCGACATCCTGCCCAGTTCGACATCTTGCTTGCCGGTCATTCCAAATCTTCAGATGCGTTCTTACATCTGTGGACCAGCCAATGCTTGGAGACATGCTTGCTCGATTGTCCAATACTATTGCTGATGAAGACCCAGAAATCCAATCCTTCTCCATGGAAATCTTGACGACTTTGAAGACCATCATTGtgaagcttgatgctgaagatctTCTTAACTTCCCACAGCTGTTTTGGACGACCTGTGCTTGTCTAGAGTCTATTAACGAGCGGGAGTTCTTGGAAGCGGTCGAAATGCTCAATAAGTTTCTCTCAAAATTGGATTTGAGCTCACCAAATGTGCGACGAATACTTGCCGACGGCCAGCCGTCTCGCTGGGAGGGAATATTCGAAGGTATCCAGCCTCTACTTCACAAGGGCTTGCGGTCGTCGCTTTGTTGGCAACCAACTCTCGACACAATAGATAAGTTGGTACACCTACCAAGCGACGGCTTAGTGGGCGACGAGTCCCGTCTATTCTTCTCGTTACTGGCCAACTTCCCGCGTTTCTTGAACGAACTTGAGAGGTCCACCTCGGACGAAAGCGTTATTCAGACAGCAAGACTTCTCCAGGAAGAAGCCGATAACCAAGGCTTGGCTGGTATCGCCGAGGCTCTGGAAGATTTCGCAATGGGAAACCCACAGGACAGCAGCAAAGACTTCATTGTTGAGCTATGGGGAGCTTTACGAGAGTACTATCTCCCCCAGATGGACTTCCAGATGGTGACTTTCCTAACCGGGCTCCTCACAAACTCGTTGTCGTGGGTGAAGATCCAGACCATGAGGATCCTTTGTGTCGCAATCCCTGAAGTGGACATGCGCAAACCCGAGCTCGCTGGTCATGGATCCGATCTGATCTCCCCACTTCTTCGGCTCCTACAGACAGAGTTCTGTATGGAGGCGCTTGAGGTGTTGGACAACATCATGACCATGTCTGGAAATCATATGGACAAGCACCATTTGAGGATGAGCATGACACGGCCAACCTCGAGGGCGATCCGCAAGGAATACGAGCGTACGCAGAGTTTGTTTGGAATACCCGAGGCATCAGGATGGGCCATTCCTATGCCTGCGAAGAAGACAGATGCGACGCGGGCCAATATTCATGCCGCTTTCTATACTTGTCAGGGCTCAGAAGGGATGTTGACCGAAACTTCGCCTACCCCCGATGTTGAGTTTCATGCCGATGACTTTCCATACAACTACTTTGGCGCACCAGAACGAACCGAAACGATGCTGTCTGATGAAGGACGCGGAGACGTTCACTCAGGGGATCTTGCAACCAAACTGGACAGCCTTGACGATTTTTTCGAAGAGCCATCCAGTCCTACGACGGATGACGACGGCAGATCTTCCAGGACAATCACTGAATATACCCCGGAGTCCTTCGAACCTGGAGCGGAACTTTACGATGAGCAGATTCTGCCGATTCTTCACGAAGCCTCGAACAATACCTCCTTCCAAAATGGATTCTCCGATCGATCTCCAGGATTATTGAGGGAGGGAAGCTCGAATACTATGAATCCGGGCGCCTTCAGTGTGGTAATCCCTACTGTCAGACCAGGCCTGCATTCCAGATCCATCACATCACCctcagctccagcttcttaTCAACCACAGATGGGCGATATTGTTTCTGACGATGAGTATGTGGGGGGCTTCTctgatgccgatgatgagaggcCTGGTACAGGGCATACCGAAAGCGCCTTTTACTTGGAGAATATGATCAAGCCCGCAACACGAAGACCTCAGTCGAGGATGAGACGTGGGCCAAGCAGCCGTTCACGAGACGAGAGGAGCAGAGAGAAACCACCGCCCCAACCGGCATCACGCCTGGCTAACAGTATATTCCCACCAGGCATGCAAGATCACGCAGAGGGCGATATGCTATGA
- a CDS encoding related to EAF7 Esa1 associated protein, subunit of the NuA4 histone acetyltransferase complex, with product MAPRKRARASTQTVATPTPARDDDAMDVDTPQTGDNEGSSETKEQQPDNNYNSLWTDDQVASLFKGVIRWKPAGMHKHFRMIAISEHLRNHGIDPDLYQHTRIPYIWQKLRTYYNLEVIDERENFDDEEVEYNDFCLPRAEYYEAMMARAVADVSEAPTSPPQLELSPAPSPAKKRKRGDTKTRGTSVEDTEDGTDAPSPAPKSKRGASRQKKKATPAKAEKQEKAETTEEEGEAEEEEEEEDESEEEDSESSSSGEEESAEESETQVSKSTRGAKKGQKAKTTKAKARPKRRR from the exons ATGGCGCCGAGGAAGCGCGCCCGGGCTAGCACCCAAACTGTTGCGACACCAACTCCTGCGCGAGATGACGATGCAATGGACGTCGACACTCCCCAGACTGGTGATAATGAAGGTTCTAGCGAGACAAAAGAGCAACAGCCAGACAATAACTACAACAGTCTTTGGACGGATGATCAAGTAGCCTCGTTATTCAAAGGTGTCATTCGCTGGAAACCAGCTG GCATGCATAAGCACTTTCGAATGATAGCAATTTCGGAGCACTTGCGGAACCATGGTATCGACCCTGATTTGTACCAGCACACACGCATTCCGTATATTTGGCAAAAGCTCCGAACATACTACAATCTTGAGGTGATCGATGAAAGAGAGAActtcgacgatgaagaggtcgAATACAATGACTTCTGTTTGCCAAGAGCGGAATACTAtgaagccatgatggccCGAGCCGTGGCCGACGTCAGCGAAGCTCCAACATCACCACCCCAGCTCGAACTTTCTCCGGCACCTTCACCcgccaagaagcgcaagcgagGTGATACGAAAACCAGAGGTACATCGGTAGAAGATACGGAGGACGGTACGGACGCACCGTCACCAGCGCCCAAGTCCAAGCGAGGTGCTTCAcgacaaaagaagaaagcgaCCccggccaaggctgagaagcaagaaaaggccGAGACcacagaagaggaaggggaggcagaagaagaagaggaggaggaggacgagagcgaagaagaagacagcgAGAGCTCTTCTAgtggggaagaagaaagtgcTGAAGAGAGCGAAACACAAGTATCAAAGTCCACACGAGGTGCCAAGAAGGGCCAGAAGGCTAAGACTACTAAAGCAAAGGCAAGACCAAAGAGGAGACGTTAA